The proteins below come from a single uncultured Methanobrevibacter sp. genomic window:
- the hxlB gene encoding 6-phospho-3-hexuloisomerase, with the protein MELMKSSIKAILENIVAAEEYLDEDVINNFEEIIMTSKNVFVTGAGRSGLAAKAFAMRLMHLGISSYVVGETISPAIHDTDCIIAISGSGETNTIVSAARIAKNRGSKVLAVTSYPESSLGQLADGYLLVKGRTKKEVDDQNYMKRQIYGNYTSLTPLGTAFELTTLVFLDAIVSELMEKMHQTESDLKSRHTVLE; encoded by the coding sequence ATGGAATTGATGAAAAGTTCAATTAAAGCTATTTTAGAGAATATTGTTGCTGCTGAAGAGTATTTGGATGAAGATGTTATTAATAATTTTGAAGAAATTATAATGACTTCAAAAAATGTTTTTGTAACTGGTGCAGGAAGATCAGGACTTGCAGCTAAAGCATTTGCTATGAGATTAATGCATTTAGGAATTAGTTCCTATGTTGTGGGAGAGACTATTTCTCCAGCTATTCACGATACTGATTGTATTATAGCTATTTCTGGTTCTGGAGAAACTAATACTATTGTATCTGCAGCTAGAATTGCTAAAAATAGAGGGTCCAAAGTATTGGCTGTTACTTCATATCCTGAATCAAGTCTTGGACAATTAGCTGATGGTTATTTATTAGTTAAAGGAAGAACTAAAAAAGAAGTAGATGATCAAAATTATATGAAACGTCAAATATATGGAAATTATACTTCTTTAACTCCATTAGGAACTGCTTTTGAATTAACTACTTTGGTGTTTTTAGATGCTATTGTTTCTGAATTAATGGAAAAAATGCACCAAACAGAAAGTGATTTAAAATCAAGACACACAGTTTTAGAGTAA
- a CDS encoding ABC transporter substrate-binding protein, with product MENKSKIIILILAILVICGVGAHIFLTPSTVETVGSKNITDMAGRTVQIPASVGNVVATSPPMTTVIYMIAPEKLTGVNFQWNDNELKYVPYQYANLPVVGGWYGTQDGSYEEFIASEPDMVIESIDEGGDGNLATVQERQDKFGEIPVVAVNDTTDVEKVDGSITFIGEVLGAKDNAKKLTDFNDKYLNEVHQKSAQITDKKTVYYAEGNDGLQTNPSNSTHGQLIDLVGGENVANSLAQGNTTSGIQVSMEQIIKWNPDVIITTNPDFYAKIYNDSNWASINAVKNHEVYLSPQSPFKWFDRPVGANMIIGVPWTAKCIYPDQYKDIDMVATTQEFYSDFYHVDLSNEEAKQMLLDSGLKESNL from the coding sequence ATGGAAAATAAGAGTAAAATTATTATTTTAATTTTGGCTATTTTGGTTATATGTGGAGTTGGTGCTCATATATTTTTAACTCCTTCCACTGTAGAAACAGTAGGATCTAAGAATATAACTGATATGGCTGGAAGAACTGTGCAAATACCTGCTTCTGTAGGTAATGTAGTAGCTACTAGTCCTCCAATGACAACTGTTATTTATATGATTGCTCCGGAGAAGTTAACTGGTGTGAATTTCCAGTGGAATGATAATGAGCTTAAATATGTTCCTTATCAATATGCTAATCTTCCAGTTGTAGGTGGATGGTATGGAACACAGGATGGTAGTTATGAGGAATTTATAGCTTCTGAACCTGATATGGTTATAGAATCTATTGATGAAGGTGGAGATGGAAATTTAGCTACTGTTCAAGAACGTCAAGATAAATTTGGGGAAATTCCTGTTGTTGCAGTTAATGACACAACTGATGTTGAAAAGGTAGATGGTTCAATAACTTTCATTGGAGAAGTTTTAGGAGCTAAGGATAATGCTAAAAAGTTAACAGATTTTAATGATAAGTATTTAAATGAGGTACATCAAAAATCTGCACAAATAACTGATAAAAAAACAGTTTATTATGCTGAAGGTAATGATGGTCTTCAAACTAATCCATCAAACTCAACTCATGGCCAATTGATTGATTTGGTAGGTGGTGAAAATGTAGCTAATTCACTAGCTCAAGGAAACACGACCTCAGGTATCCAAGTATCTATGGAACAAATTATTAAATGGAATCCTGATGTTATTATTACTACTAATCCTGATTTTTATGCAAAAATATATAATGATTCAAATTGGGCAAGTATCAATGCTGTTAAAAACCATGAAGTTTATTTATCACCACAATCTCCATTTAAATGGTTTGATAGGCCAGTTGGAGCAAATATGATTATTGGTGTCCCGTGGACTGCAAAATGTATTTATCCAGATCAATATAAGGATATTGACATGGTTGCTACTACTCAGGAATTTTATAGTGATTTCTATCATGTTGATTTAAGTAATGAGGAAGCTAAACAGATGTTGCTTGATTCAGGTCTTAAAGAGTCAAATTTATAA
- a CDS encoding FmdE family protein: protein MMTEEDYDEQLAKAGDFHGEICGGIAIGTKLAMYGLDLMGMELNQRHKNLIVFLEIDRCMADAVQAVTKCSMGKRSLKQMYYGKFAVTFYNMDTGEALRVSDADANKQNKSKETREEMIYRFRVTPPEELFNVEKVKVELTPSQMPGKPHTSAWCSVCGEKVTDGRHLVRGGKPICISCAEGSYYEIIDDE from the coding sequence ATGATGACCGAAGAAGATTATGATGAACAATTAGCAAAAGCAGGAGATTTCCATGGGGAAATCTGTGGAGGAATAGCTATTGGAACTAAATTAGCTATGTATGGTTTGGATTTAATGGGAATGGAATTAAATCAAAGACATAAAAACTTAATTGTATTTTTAGAAATTGATAGGTGTATGGCTGATGCAGTTCAAGCTGTTACAAAATGTTCTATGGGTAAACGTTCATTAAAACAAATGTATTATGGTAAATTTGCAGTAACTTTCTATAATATGGATACTGGTGAAGCTTTAAGAGTGTCTGATGCTGATGCAAATAAACAAAATAAATCTAAAGAAACAAGAGAAGAAATGATTTATCGTTTCAGAGTCACTCCTCCTGAAGAATTATTCAATGTAGAAAAAGTTAAAGTTGAATTAACACCTTCTCAAATGCCAGGTAAACCTCATACTTCTGCATGGTGTTCTGTCTGTGGTGAAAAAGTAACTGATGGACGTCATTTAGTTAGAGGTGGAAAACCAATCTGTATTTCATGTGCAGAAGGTTCTTATTATGAAATAATTGATGATGAATAA
- the fdhD gene encoding formate dehydrogenase accessory sulfurtransferase FdhD, translated as MKQIMNEKAQNYKNGEITEVMENVVKDSTITLTINNEISRSLSAIEDSLEEFTVGYLFNENMVKSLDDIKKIDINKTQINVEIDDTLLKTNETVLCSDSAGGWRSKIKDIKPITSNFQVTSDELINRIEELKDNAQIWQATGGTHVAGIVYNDNFIVKEDVSRHVAVDKVIGYGILHNYDMSNCYVIYSGRMPADMVIKIVRVGIPILASNAAPAYSGCETAKKGNITLVGFLRGKRFNVYNNKNRIIF; from the coding sequence ATGAAACAAATAATGAATGAAAAAGCCCAGAATTACAAAAATGGAGAAATAACCGAAGTTATGGAAAATGTAGTCAAAGATTCAACTATAACATTAACTATAAATAATGAAATTAGTCGTAGTCTATCTGCAATTGAAGATTCTCTTGAAGAATTCACAGTGGGTTATTTATTTAATGAAAATATGGTAAAATCTTTAGATGATATAAAAAAAATCGATATTAATAAAACACAAATAAATGTAGAAATTGATGACACTTTACTTAAAACAAATGAAACTGTTTTATGTTCTGATTCTGCTGGCGGATGGAGAAGCAAAATAAAAGATATAAAACCTATAACTTCAAATTTTCAAGTTACTTCAGACGAGTTAATTAATAGAATTGAAGAATTAAAAGACAATGCTCAAATATGGCAAGCTACTGGTGGAACACATGTAGCAGGAATCGTTTATAACGATAATTTTATTGTAAAAGAAGATGTAAGCAGACATGTTGCAGTAGATAAAGTAATTGGATATGGAATATTGCACAATTATGATATGAGCAACTGTTATGTGATTTATAGTGGAAGAATGCCTGCAGATATGGTAATAAAAATAGTTAGAGTTGGAATACCCATACTTGCATCAAATGCAGCTCCAGCATATTCAGGATGTGAAACAGCAAAAAAAGGAAATATAACTCTTGTTGGATTCTTAAGAGGAAAACGATTTAATGTATACAATAATAAAAATAGAATAATATTTTAG
- a CDS encoding iron ABC transporter permease gives MNNENKEILSIVLLIFLPIILFFISFLIGRYPIDPVDVIKTILSPIFPSLEVSQTITTIVFEIRLPRIIGALVVGASLAMAGSAFQGIFKNPLVSSDLLGVSNGAGFGAALAILLSGLNIVTQIFAFVFGLISVAITYLISRSYKDGGILVLVLSGVAISAFFGALVSAVKFIADPNDKLPEIVYWLMGSLASITVDKLIMISIPMIIGVVILMLLRWCINLLAMGDEEAQALGLHPSRTRLIVIAACTLLTSAAVSISGIIGWLGLVIPHMTRMIVGPDNKILIPASLSLGASFLLLIDNISRAVISIEIPIGILTAVIGVPIFLYLLRKGYSQWS, from the coding sequence ATGAATAATGAAAATAAGGAAATATTAAGTATTGTACTTTTAATTTTCCTCCCTATAATTCTTTTTTTCATATCTTTTTTAATTGGAAGATATCCAATTGATCCGGTTGATGTGATTAAAACTATCTTAAGTCCAATATTCCCAAGTTTAGAAGTATCTCAAACAATTACTACGATAGTATTTGAAATAAGATTGCCTCGTATAATAGGTGCATTAGTTGTAGGTGCTTCATTAGCTATGGCAGGTTCTGCATTTCAAGGAATATTTAAAAATCCATTAGTGTCTTCAGATTTACTTGGGGTATCTAATGGTGCCGGTTTTGGAGCAGCTTTAGCTATATTACTTTCTGGATTAAATATTGTAACTCAGATATTTGCATTTGTATTTGGATTAATTTCAGTAGCTATAACTTATTTAATCTCAAGGTCTTATAAAGATGGAGGGATATTAGTTTTAGTTCTATCTGGAGTAGCTATATCTGCGTTTTTTGGAGCTTTAGTTTCTGCAGTTAAATTCATAGCTGATCCAAATGATAAATTACCTGAAATTGTTTATTGGTTAATGGGAAGTTTAGCATCTATTACAGTTGATAAACTAATTATGATTTCAATTCCTATGATTATTGGTGTTGTTATTTTAATGTTACTTAGATGGTGTATTAACTTGTTAGCTATGGGGGATGAGGAAGCACAAGCATTAGGTTTGCATCCTTCAAGAACTAGATTAATTGTAATTGCAGCATGTACATTACTTACTTCAGCAGCAGTTTCTATTAGTGGTATTATTGGATGGTTAGGTTTAGTTATTCCCCATATGACTAGGATGATTGTAGGTCCTGATAATAAAATTCTTATTCCTGCTTCTTTAAGTTTAGGAGCTAGTTTCTTACTTTTAATTGATAATATATCAAGAGCAGTAATTTCAATTGAAATACCTATAGGAATATTAACGGCAGTTATTGGAGTTCCAATATTTTTATACTTACTTAGAAAGGGGTATTCACAATGGTCTTAG
- a CDS encoding LysR family transcriptional regulator, translated as MKLKSKGIINLDIDGEIYDYKLYQTLNSLSKTGSQRKSAKQLNISHTVFNRRLLKAEDRLGFKITQKKGNGTLLTPNGQALLDEYRKYLIQIEKTSEINICGGHISSGLLESINTPFNTNIYSSTDEDAFKLAKRGVVDLLALDDPLIAFERDLQLIPIAYDYLVLIASPNSKNIKSIHDLENLNFVSVQGSAQRLAWNTLKHYDIDYTIKSKVNSQFDAFKLVKNSENLYSFLNASYFNGNNILKFDTRHIISLVKVNDEKEEINKFIDYLLNTGQNAIKNQGFIPMD; from the coding sequence ATGAAACTTAAAAGCAAAGGCATTATTAATTTAGATATTGATGGTGAAATTTACGATTATAAATTATATCAAACTTTAAATTCATTATCTAAAACAGGTTCTCAAAGAAAATCTGCAAAACAATTGAATATTTCACATACTGTTTTTAATAGAAGATTACTTAAAGCTGAAGACAGATTAGGATTTAAAATCACACAAAAAAAAGGCAATGGTACATTATTAACTCCTAATGGCCAGGCACTACTTGATGAATATAGAAAATATTTAATACAAATAGAAAAAACATCAGAAATCAATATATGTGGAGGACATATTAGTTCTGGACTTTTAGAAAGTATTAATACCCCATTTAATACAAATATTTATAGTAGTACAGATGAAGATGCTTTTAAATTAGCTAAAAGAGGAGTTGTAGATTTATTAGCATTAGACGATCCATTAATAGCTTTTGAAAGAGATTTACAATTAATTCCAATAGCATATGATTATCTTGTATTAATTGCCAGCCCTAATTCTAAAAACATTAAAAGTATTCATGATTTAGAAAATTTAAATTTTGTAAGTGTGCAAGGTTCTGCACAAAGGCTTGCCTGGAATACATTAAAACACTACGATATTGACTACACCATCAAATCAAAAGTAAATTCTCAATTTGATGCATTTAAATTAGTTAAAAACTCTGAAAATTTATATAGTTTTTTAAATGCAAGTTATTTTAATGGAAATAATATTTTAAAATTTGATACACGACATATCATTAGTTTAGTCAAAGTAAACGATGAAAAAGAAGAAATAAACAAATTCATCGATTATTTATTAAATACTGGTCAAAATGCAATTAAAAATCAAGGTTTTATACCAATGGATTAA
- a CDS encoding ABC transporter ATP-binding protein, translating to MVLDEKILEVNNISFSYDDELIFENISFSINKGDVLCILGPNGAGKTTLIKCLNGLHEIDSGEILVNGKNIKTLSFSQISKHIGYIPQSHIPSFPFTVFDVVLMGRAPYLNLTQSPKKEDEKIAEKSLKTLGIYDLKDKEYTNLSGGERQLVFLARILTQQPDILILDEPTSHLDFGNQIKLLEIVDMLANSGLSIIMSSHFPDHAFLSSTKVAIMKNKKLIDFGTPEDVVTENNLKEAYSIDVKLIELDENRKICVPMKTNLKLEL from the coding sequence ATGGTCTTAGATGAAAAAATATTAGAAGTAAACAATATTTCATTTTCATATGATGATGAATTAATATTTGAAAACATTAGTTTTTCTATAAATAAAGGAGACGTGTTATGTATTCTTGGACCTAATGGGGCTGGAAAAACAACTTTAATTAAATGTTTGAATGGATTGCATGAAATTGATTCTGGTGAAATTTTAGTTAATGGTAAAAACATTAAAACATTATCCTTTTCTCAAATTTCTAAACATATTGGTTATATTCCACAGTCACATATTCCATCTTTTCCATTTACAGTATTTGATGTTGTTTTAATGGGTAGAGCACCTTATCTTAATCTAACTCAATCTCCTAAAAAAGAAGATGAAAAAATAGCTGAAAAATCATTGAAAACACTAGGGATATATGATTTAAAAGATAAAGAGTATACTAATCTTAGTGGTGGTGAAAGACAACTGGTATTTTTGGCTAGAATACTTACTCAACAGCCAGATATTTTAATATTAGATGAACCAACATCTCATTTAGATTTTGGTAATCAGATTAAACTATTAGAAATTGTGGATATGCTTGCAAACTCAGGGTTATCTATTATAATGTCTTCACATTTTCCAGATCATGCATTTTTAAGCTCTACTAAAGTAGCTATCATGAAAAATAAGAAATTAATAGATTTTGGAACTCCTGAAGATGTTGTAACTGAAAATAACTTAAAAGAAGCATATTCAATTGATGTTAAATTAATTGAATTAGATGAAAATAGAAAAATTTGTGTACCTATGAAAACAAACTTAAAATTAGAATTATGA
- a CDS encoding right-handed parallel beta-helix repeat-containing protein gives MNKKIILILCIFMLFAFAQGVSATDNSTSDASVINQADTHEVLGTKYVVDGSSQNQMTDPTIQEAIDKAVDGDTIEITGKNYEHCHFVVNKNLTIISNVGTTMSACPSHTTGSDGVGIFYFGPTSSGSLLSGFTLINNAGKNGNVDPYAIYINGAKNIQITNNTISEVSDGPGIYLKKATQITITNNNIKYSQKGILLENSASIIITNNKIEKNNNAGIYLGTGNKNINILNNDIIGNKWKGVVVESANNVNIISNIIMNNRDNTLQERANNGAGVYVDCAVTSLKINGNYIFENGNYGVFDTYKTKASFANNYQAQEINFNVLVNHKTRALFAQQNEKGETGIIYVGSNLYSMETLCPSTYYEPKVLKDGSRDLVFGEMIKVAKGVYKISLVRADNKEVADCLSVGNITFFLNKEGTSSTIKPRDIYQISQMINGTATANFKNATFKESKNTIIALGPGYGSIDYTNSSTRPCAYLEIPDFDIPSNNAKDTDLNIENSTIYYGNVLKYILKDNDGNAIVNTTISITINGKTYTRTTDKDGIASITIRLISNKEYKINASYAGDDDYNPTELTSTINVLPTVTAEDVEKIFRNNTQYNPKLVDNTGNILKNTKVTMNINGVFYTRTSNNKGIATLNINLNPGKYIITSTNSVTEESISNTIVVKANMDQNKDLIKYFQNASQYSIRTLDNQGNPIANQTVKFNINGVFYTRTTNDKGIATLNINLNPGKYIITAQYNDCFVSNNITVLPVLTTSDLTKFFGISDSLKGKLVNGQGSPLANVNLTFNINGVFYNRTTDENGTARLNINLNPGEYIATINYGNAFTSAKVNVLNTILIKENATNSEIQSIINSISNNGAIKFTGKEYNNISLNISKSIILTSDVNTTLNGKLNTCVLNIVADGVLVKNLNINGNNGSGIIINNAKNTVIENNNLNNLLNQSNMANYNTGKTLLPGNGIAILNSENTTIENNNIQYYYNGIYLNSAKYNSIQKNTITRNNFGIEFDKDDSNTLINDNNIIYNIGFNTMTMIEGPYGYGISIRHSGVNITVTNNRINNNYMGVFIDAKNCSGIKITSNEISNSTIEGLTVNENYTYAPGATLIVENNAIYNNAKGPSQIILGEVSANPNGIYGPGEWNDTLKLQLGPNWYGTNKYTTWGENNTGPGTICPRIHTTLIPYNISCIAPGKYEVTFYNNGSVADKLPDLTTYFVLNYKTEKEEVVKVVVHQGKATFGFSTENYDSTNNIIEGFSVFEEDRPKSVIYTYNVPESEIPK, from the coding sequence ATGAATAAAAAAATAATATTAATTTTATGTATTTTCATGTTATTTGCATTCGCACAAGGAGTTAGTGCTACAGATAATAGTACTAGCGATGCTAGTGTAATAAATCAGGCAGATACACATGAAGTATTGGGAACTAAATATGTTGTTGATGGTTCTTCACAAAATCAGATGACAGACCCAACAATACAAGAAGCAATCGATAAAGCAGTTGACGGTGACACCATAGAAATAACTGGTAAAAACTATGAACACTGTCATTTTGTAGTAAATAAAAACTTAACAATAATAAGTAATGTAGGAACAACCATGTCTGCATGTCCATCACACACTACAGGATCTGATGGTGTAGGAATCTTTTACTTTGGACCAACATCTTCAGGATCACTTCTTTCCGGATTTACACTTATAAATAATGCTGGAAAAAATGGTAATGTTGATCCATATGCAATTTACATAAACGGTGCAAAAAACATCCAAATAACCAATAATACTATTAGTGAAGTAAGTGATGGTCCTGGAATATACTTAAAAAAAGCAACTCAAATTACAATTACAAATAATAACATTAAATATTCTCAAAAAGGAATACTCTTAGAAAACAGCGCTTCTATTATTATTACAAATAATAAAATTGAAAAAAATAATAATGCTGGAATTTACCTTGGCACGGGTAATAAAAATATTAACATATTAAACAACGATATTATTGGAAATAAATGGAAAGGAGTTGTTGTTGAATCTGCAAACAATGTAAATATTATTAGCAATATTATAATGAATAACAGAGACAATACTTTACAAGAAAGAGCAAACAATGGTGCTGGAGTATACGTTGATTGTGCAGTAACTAGTTTAAAAATAAATGGAAATTATATTTTTGAAAATGGAAATTACGGAGTGTTTGACACTTATAAAACCAAAGCAAGTTTTGCTAACAATTATCAAGCACAAGAAATTAATTTCAATGTATTAGTAAACCATAAAACTAGAGCTTTATTTGCACAGCAAAATGAAAAAGGAGAAACTGGAATAATATACGTTGGAAGTAACTTATATTCCATGGAAACACTTTGTCCAAGTACTTACTACGAACCAAAAGTTCTTAAAGATGGTTCCAGAGATTTAGTATTTGGAGAAATGATTAAAGTAGCAAAAGGAGTATATAAAATAAGTTTAGTTAGAGCAGATAACAAAGAAGTAGCTGACTGCTTAAGTGTAGGAAATATAACTTTCTTCTTAAATAAAGAAGGAACCAGTAGTACAATAAAACCTAGAGACATCTACCAAATTTCACAAATGATAAACGGAACTGCTACTGCAAACTTTAAAAATGCTACATTTAAAGAAAGTAAAAATACAATAATTGCACTTGGACCAGGATATGGATCAATTGATTACACTAATTCTTCTACAAGACCATGCGCATATTTAGAAATACCAGATTTTGATATCCCATCAAACAATGCAAAAGATACTGATTTAAATATTGAAAATAGCACTATTTACTATGGTAATGTTTTAAAATACATATTAAAAGACAATGATGGAAATGCAATTGTTAATACTACTATAAGTATAACTATTAACGGTAAAACTTACACTAGAACAACCGATAAAGATGGAATTGCTTCTATAACTATCAGATTAATTTCAAATAAAGAGTACAAAATAAATGCAAGTTATGCTGGAGATGATGATTACAACCCTACAGAATTAACCAGTACAATAAATGTACTTCCAACAGTTACAGCTGAAGATGTAGAAAAAATCTTTAGAAATAACACCCAATACAACCCAAAACTCGTTGACAATACTGGAAATATATTAAAAAACACCAAGGTAACTATGAACATTAATGGAGTATTCTACACTAGAACGAGTAATAATAAAGGAATAGCTACCCTAAACATCAACTTAAATCCCGGAAAATACATTATAACAAGTACTAATAGTGTGACTGAAGAATCTATTTCCAATACCATTGTTGTAAAAGCAAATATGGATCAAAATAAAGATTTAATTAAATATTTCCAAAATGCTAGCCAATATAGTATAAGAACTCTTGATAATCAAGGAAATCCCATAGCTAACCAAACTGTCAAATTCAATATTAATGGAGTATTCTACACTAGAACCACTAATGATAAAGGAATAGCTACCCTAAACATCAACTTAAATCCAGGGAAATACATAATAACTGCCCAATACAATGATTGTTTTGTTTCAAATAATATTACAGTTTTACCAGTGTTAACTACTTCTGATTTAACAAAATTCTTTGGAATTTCTGATTCTTTAAAAGGTAAATTAGTTAATGGTCAAGGCAGTCCTTTAGCTAATGTAAATTTAACTTTTAATATTAACGGAGTATTCTATAATAGAACTACTGATGAAAATGGAACCGCTAGATTAAACATTAATTTAAATCCAGGAGAATACATTGCAACTATCAATTATGGTAATGCATTTACTAGTGCTAAAGTTAATGTATTAAATACAATTCTTATTAAAGAAAATGCAACTAATAGCGAGATTCAAAGTATAATAAATTCAATTAGTAATAATGGAGCTATTAAATTTACAGGAAAAGAGTATAACAATATTTCCTTAAATATTTCAAAAAGTATTATTCTTACAAGTGATGTGAACACTACATTAAATGGAAAATTAAATACTTGTGTTTTAAATATTGTTGCTGATGGAGTTTTAGTTAAAAACCTCAACATTAATGGAAATAATGGGTCTGGAATTATAATTAATAATGCCAAAAATACAGTGATTGAAAATAATAACTTAAATAATTTATTAAATCAAAGTAATATGGCAAACTACAACACAGGTAAAACCTTACTTCCAGGAAATGGTATTGCAATTTTAAACTCTGAAAATACAACTATTGAAAATAATAACATCCAATATTATTACAATGGAATTTACTTAAATAGTGCTAAATATAACTCCATTCAAAAAAATACCATAACTAGAAATAACTTTGGAATTGAATTTGATAAAGATGATTCAAACACTTTAATCAACGACAACAACATTATATACAACATCGGATTCAATACTATGACTATGATTGAAGGCCCGTATGGATATGGAATAAGTATAAGACATTCTGGAGTAAATATAACTGTAACAAATAACAGAATTAATAATAACTACATGGGAGTATTTATTGATGCTAAAAATTGTAGTGGAATCAAAATTACAAGTAATGAAATTTCAAACAGTACAATTGAAGGTTTAACTGTTAATGAGAACTACACCTATGCTCCAGGAGCTACACTCATTGTAGAGAATAATGCAATATACAATAATGCAAAAGGACCAAGTCAAATAATTCTTGGAGAAGTTAGTGCTAATCCTAATGGAATTTATGGCCCTGGTGAATGGAATGATACATTAAAATTACAATTAGGACCTAACTGGTATGGAACAAATAAATACACAACATGGGGAGAAAACAATACTGGACCTGGAACTATTTGTCCTAGAATCCATACTACTTTAATCCCATATAACATAAGTTGTATAGCCCCAGGAAAATATGAAGTAACATTCTACAATAATGGCAGTGTAGCTGATAAACTTCCTGATTTAACAACATATTTCGTATTAAACTACAAAACAGAGAAAGAAGAAGTAGTAAAAGTTGTTGTTCATCAAGGAAAAGCCACATTTGGATTTTCAACTGAAAACTATGATTCCACCAATAATATTATTGAAGGATTCTCAGTATTTGAAGAAGACAGACCAAAATCAGTAATATACACTTATAATGTACCTGAAAGTGAAATTCCAAAATAG